The Fusobacterium perfoetens genomic interval TTAGGTTGACCACAACCAACCAAAACTCCAAGAATAATAAATATAAAAATTTTAAAGATATTATTCTTCAACTTGATCTTTCTCATAAGTATAAGTTATTTTTCCCTCAACTAATTCTTTAAATACTTTTTTCATTAAAGTATCTTTTTTATTAGCTTTTACTAAAAGAGGTTTTCCTTTTATTAATTCTCTCATTCTTTTTCCAGTAGTTATTGTTAGTATGTATTTGTTAGGTATTTTTTCTAAAAGTCCATCATAAGTTATTTCAGTTTTCATTATTTCATCTCTCCTTTACTTTTAATAATATTTATTAACTCTTCACAAGATTTTTCAACAGTGTAATTAACTATAGAAGTATCATATTTTTCTTCATATTTTAATTCTTCTAAAGAATTTTTTAGTCTTAATTGAATTGTTTCTTCGCTGTCAGTTTTTCTTCCTCTAAGTCTTTCTTCCAATTCTTTTCTAGTTGGAGTTTTAAAAAATATCATATTAGCATCTGGATATTTTTCTTTTACTTGCAATCCACCTTGTACATCTATTTCAAGAATAACATTTTCTCCATTAGCTAAACGACTTTCAACTTCTGATTTTAAAGTTCCATAATAATTTTCATGAACTTTAGCATATTCCAAAAATTCTCCATTAGCTAATCTTTTTTCAAATTCAGGTATTGTTAAAAAATAATAATCTTTCCCGTCTACTTCTCCAACTCTTGGTTTTCTAGTTGTAGCAGAAGTAGCTAAGTTTATATTTAACATCTTCCTAACAAGTCTACATATTGTAGATTTTCCTGCTCCACTTGGTCCTGAAACTACAAACAAATGTCCTTTACTCATAATTTATACTCCTTCTTAGTTTTATAAAACTACTCTATATTCATCGCTTGTTCTCTTATTTTTTCTATTTCATTTTTACATTCAACAACTATTTTAGATATTTCATATGAACTACATTTTACCCCTGTAGTATTTAATTCTCTAAATATCTCTTGAAGTATAAAATCTATTTTCTTTCCTACTACTTTTTCAGATGAAGTAAGTTCTATTTCTAATTGTTTTAGATGACTATCAAGTCTTGAAATTTCTTCTGAAATATCACTTCTATCTGTAAAAAGAAGTATCTCTTTTAAAATATCTTCTTCATTAAAAGTTACTTCTCCTCTTATTGAATCAAGTCTTTTTAAAAGTTTTTCTTTATATATTCCTACCACTTGTTCTTTATGTTTTTTTATTATCTCAACTCTTTCTTTTATAAAAGCAAGTCTTTCTAAGAAATATTCTTTTAATCTTGCTCCCTCAGTATCTTTAAATACTAAAAACTCATCAAGTAATTCATCAAGTTTTGAAATAATAATCTCTTCATAATCGTTAGTATCATTTTCTTTTCTTTTGATAACATTGAAATTTCTTATTAGATAATCCATTTTATTAGTGAACTTATCATTAAATCTTTCTTCCATATCAGTTAAAACTTTTAGATAAGCTTCACAGATTTTTTCATCATATTCAAAAAGATTATCTAAATCTCTTCTATCTTCAAAATCTATTTTTAAATCTATGCTACCTCTTGTTACTTTTTCTCCTACATTGGTTCTTATTTTACTTTCTAGAAAGTTCAAGACAGTAGGCATTTTTATTTTTAAATTGAGATTTTTATTATTTACACTCTTAATCTCCATATCTATTACAAAGTCTTCACTTTGATATGAGATTTTTGAGTAACCAGTCATACTTCTCATTGAAATCTCCTTTGTTCTCAGATGACAAAATAGGCGACTTGTGTCGCCTATTTATTAAATTAATTACTGTTCCTCTTTAACTTCTTCAGGGATTATTCTCTTATAATCAACATAACCTGTTCCTGCTGGTATTTTCTTACCAATGATTACGTTTTCTTTTAATCCCTCTAAGTAGTCTTCTTTTCCTTCTATTGCTGCATTAGAAAGAACTTTTGTTGTTTCTTGGAATGAAGCAGCTGATATAAAGCTTTCTGTATTAACAGCAGCTTTAGTAATACCTTGAATTACTGGTTCGTATTCAACAAGTTTTTTACCTTTAGCTTTTAATTCTTCATTTTCAAGATCAACTATTCTCTTTTCTATTACTTCATCTTCAAGTAATAAAGAAGATCCAGAGTTTGTAATTCTTACTTTCTTGAACATTTGTTTAACTATAATTTCGATATGTTTATCGTTTACTGTAACTCCTTGGTCTCTATAAACTTGTTGTACAGATTCAAGGATAAATTGTTCTGCTGCTACTAGTCCTTTGATACTTAAGATATCGTATGGAGAAATAGCTCCTTCAGTAATTTTATCTCCAGCTTTGATAAGCATTCCGTCAGTTACAACTAAGTGATCCCCAACAGATACTAGGTATTCTTTAAATAATTCAGAGTTTCTTTCGTCTTTAACTAAGATAACTCTCATACCTTTTTTCTTTTTAGAAGTGATTTCAACTTTACCATCAACTTCACTTAATAGAGCTTTTCCTTTTGGATTTCTAGCTTCAAATAGCTCTTGTACTCTTGGAAGACC includes:
- the gmk gene encoding guanylate kinase, which codes for MSKGHLFVVSGPSGAGKSTICRLVRKMLNINLATSATTRKPRVGEVDGKDYYFLTIPEFEKRLANGEFLEYAKVHENYYGTLKSEVESRLANGENVILEIDVQGGLQVKEKYPDANMIFFKTPTRKELEERLRGRKTDSEETIQLRLKNSLEELKYEEKYDTSIVNYTVEKSCEELINIIKSKGEMK
- the rpoZ gene encoding DNA-directed RNA polymerase subunit omega — translated: MKTEITYDGLLEKIPNKYILTITTGKRMRELIKGKPLLVKANKKDTLMKKVFKELVEGKITYTYEKDQVEE
- a CDS encoding YicC/YloC family endoribonuclease → MRSMTGYSKISYQSEDFVIDMEIKSVNNKNLNLKIKMPTVLNFLESKIRTNVGEKVTRGSIDLKIDFEDRRDLDNLFEYDEKICEAYLKVLTDMEERFNDKFTNKMDYLIRNFNVIKRKENDTNDYEEIIISKLDELLDEFLVFKDTEGARLKEYFLERLAFIKERVEIIKKHKEQVVGIYKEKLLKRLDSIRGEVTFNEEDILKEILLFTDRSDISEEISRLDSHLKQLEIELTSSEKVVGKKIDFILQEIFRELNTTGVKCSSYEISKIVVECKNEIEKIREQAMNIE